One Drosophila santomea strain STO CAGO 1482 chromosome X, Prin_Dsan_1.1, whole genome shotgun sequence DNA segment encodes these proteins:
- the LOC120456775 gene encoding probable phosphorylase b kinase regulatory subunit alpha isoform X1: MRSRSNSGVRLDYYQRIVHRLILAHQEPVTGLFPASNVNSHAWIRDNVYCILAVWGLSMAYKKIADQDEDRAKCYELEQSCVKLMRGLLMAMMNQKDKVEKFKMTQSPYDSLHAKYSSKNGLPVVGDNEWGHLQIDAVSLYLLILAQMTASGLQIVFSLDEVSFIQNLVFYIESAYSIPDYGIWERGDKTNHGEPELNASSIGMAKAALEAMNELDLFGARGGPASVIHVLADEAHKCQAVLQSMLPRESNSKELDSGLLCVIGFPAFAVDDAQLIHNTKDAILSRLQGKYGCKRFLRDGYRTPKEDPSRLYYERWELRMFENIECEWPLFYCYLILFHAFQSDKRAVEEYASRLEKIMVRSEDGILLVPESYAVPQDLVGFEYQKPGSQVREVVGRCPFLWGQSLFILGRLLQEGFLAVGELDPLNRRLGAQKKPDVVVQVVIIAEDNEIRDKLAEHDLHVQTIAEVAPIEVQPARVLSHLYTYLGRNRKLGLSGRKSRDVGILSTSKLYSLKDRIFAFTPQHIDYEEYYTTRDPDLLASNFTTNLAFLTNNWRHMLGRPTITLMATHYMLDQDKIPLAMIQTMRKLKSGYINGTRVMLGSLKDFLNTSAITDLSFLGSTEDGYPDRLHPDVQTYLDEHLLRSFSNRSTMNLRGGQLRPRTLRRRMSCKGAIKKTRSINVDSDNLGMEGPSPLTERRLSSIVPPPWLQANKQSHVSVFATTPEEGPTSSPLSLGNELIRENIYPVDPHHSRSAIDRRSEFVRQQEITVPKILIQRHRAETNFADTEVEELIAMLRETENLEEQGDILQYLVDTQGLDFNTAGLGFKNKPEDNGTPTSNANNAELEQAFVDDVVLELAGGGAAGAGAGAGDGAKKSPTIVLPKVIIDAATIPAGTGTDPDSAAHPSAATAAAAAAATASSNSQCIGNTSNVSNVSNVSSSSSSNISNHNNMSPHENNHDSSQSEGMLEEGRVVTVRDLLKGLYEKACQQKLWGLVRHTAGMLGKRVEDLAKAVTDLLVRQKQVTVGMPPNNEHTITAPLPEVELRQLIHDAYGDDESTAMLTQELMVYLAMFIRTEPQLFHEMLRLRVGLIIQVMAKELSRTLNCDGEAASEHLLNLSPFEMKNLLYHILSGKEFAVSSVARGNLSIVSCKSSRVSKKSQIGLGDPEGEDALIATIDDRQGQWLRRRRLDGALNRVPRDFYSRVWTVLEKCQGLAIEGRVLQQSLTQEMTPGELKFALEVETALNQIPQPEYRQLVVEALMVLTLVTEHNMVPTLGGIIYVEHLVHKANQLFLEDQRKVQGDATLCCAKIKDGKEQQQAASGMLLCGGAAYICQHLYDSAPSGSYGTMTYMSRAVALVLDCVPKHGEMECAIS; this comes from the exons ATGCGTTCTCGCAGCAATTCGGGCGTCCGTTTGGACTACTACCAGCGCATAGTGCATCGTCTGATTCTGGCCCACCAGGAACCGGTCACCGGTCTCTTCCCCGCCTCCAATGTGAACTCGCACGCCTGGATCAGGGACAATGTGTACTGCATCCTGGCCGTTTGGGGCTTGTCCATGGCGTACAAGAAGATTGCCGATCAGGACGAGGATCGTGCCAAGTGCTACGAGCTAGAGCAGAGCTGTGTGAAGCTGATGCGCGGCCTGCTCATGGCCATGATGAACCAGAAGGACAAGGTGGAGAAGTTCAAGATGACCCAGAGCCCCTACGATTCGCTGCACGCCAAGTACTCCAGCAAGAACGGCCTGCCCGTGGTCGGCGACAATGAGTGGGGTCATCTACAGATCGATGCCGTCTCCCTGTACCTGCTGATCCTGGCCCAGATGACGGCCTCCGGTCTGCAGATCGTCTTCTCCCTGGACGAGGTGTCCTTCATCCAGAATCTGGTCTTCTACATCGAGTCAGCCTACTCGATTCCCGACTACGGCATTTGGGAGCGCGGCGACAAAACCAATCATG GTGAACCGGAGCTGAATGCCAGCTCCATTGGCATGGCAAAGGCGGCCCTGGAGGCCATGAACGAGCTGGATCTGTTCGGAGCCCGTGGCGGTCCGGCCAGCGTGATCCATGTGCTGGCCGACGAGGCCCACAAGTGCCAGGCGGTGCTCCAGTCGATGCTGCCCCGCGAGTCCAACAGCAAGGAATTGGATTCTGGACTGCTGTGCGTCATCGGCTTCCCCGCCTTTGCTGTGGACGATGCCCAGCTGATACACAACACCAAGGACGCCATTCTGTCCCGACTGCAGGGCAAATACGGCTGCAAGAGATTCTTGCGCGATGGCTATCGCACACCCAAGGAGGATCCCTCCCGGCTCTACTACGAGCGCTGGGAGCTGCGCATGTTCGAGAACATCGAGTGCGAGTGGCCGCTATTCTACTGCTACCTAATCCTGTTCCACGCCTTCCAGAGCGACAAGCGGGCGGTGGAGGAGTACGCCAGCCGGCTGGAGAAGATCATGGTGCGCTCGGAAGATGGCATTCTGCTTGTACCTGAGAGCTATGCAGTGCCGCAGGATCTGGTGGGCTTTGAGTATCAGAAGCCGGGTTCGCAGGTCCGCGAAGTGGTCGGTCGGTGTCCCTTCCTGTGGGGTCAGTCTCTATTCATCCTCGGAAGATTGCTGCAGGAG GGTTTTCTGGCCGTGGGCGAGTTGGATCCCTTGAATCGTCGGCTGGGCGCTCAAAAGAAGCCGGACGTCGTCGTCCAAGTGGTCATCATTGCCGAGGACAACGAGATCCGCGACAAGCTGGCCGAACACGATCTGCACGTGCAGACGATCGCGGAAGTGGCACCCATTGAGGTGCAACCCGCTCGAGTGCTGAGTCACCTGTACACCTACCTGGGACGCAACAGGAAACTGGGATTGAGCGGCAGGAAGTCCAGGGATGTGGGCATCCTCAGCACCAGTAAGCTCTACTCGCTGAAGGATCGCATATTTGCCTTCACCCCGCAG CATATCGACTATGAAGAATATTATACAACACGCGATCCCGATTTGCTTGCCAGCAATTTTACCACAAATTTAGCATTCTTGACCAACAATTGGCGCCACATGTTGGGCAGGCCGACAATCACACTAATGGCAACCCACTATATGCTAG ATCAGGACAAGATTCCGCTGGCCATGATCCAGACGATGAGGAAACTGAAGTCGGGCTACATCAATGGCACACGCGTGATGCTGGGCAGCCTGAAGGACTTCCTCAACACCTCGGCCATCACGGATCTGAGCTTTCTGGGCAGCACGGAGGACGGCTATCCGGACCGCCTGCATCCGGATGTGCAGACCTATCTGGATGAGCATCTGCTGCGCTCGTTCAGCAATCGCAGCACCATGAATCTGCGGGGCGGTCAGCTGCGTCCGCGGACATTGAGGCGTCGCATGTCCTGCAAAGGAGCCATCAAGAAGACGCGCTCCATCAACGTGGACT CCGACAACCTGGGCATGGAGGGACCTTCGCCGCTGACGGAACGTCGCCTCTCCTCGATTGTGCCACCTCCGTGGCTGCAGGCCAACAAGCAGAGCCACGTCAGTGTGTTCGCCACGACGCCGGAGGAGGGACCCACCAGCTCACCGCTGAGCCTGGGCAACGAGCTCATCCGGGAGAACATCTATCCGGTGGATCCGCACCACAGTCGCTCGGCGATCGACAGACGCAGCGAGTTTGTCCGCCAGCAAGAGA TAACAGTGCCAAAAATTCTAATACAACGCCATCGTGCCGAAACCAACTTCGCGGACACAGAGGTGGAGGAGCTGATTGCGATGCTGCGCGAAACGGAGAATCTCGAGGAGCAGGGCGACATCCTACAGTACCTGGTGGACACTCAGGGTCTGGACTTCAATACGG CCGGCCTGGGATTTAAGAATAAACCGGAGGATAATGGCACACCCACCTCGAATGCCAATAACGCCG agCTCGAGCAAGCGTTTGTGGATGATGTGGTGCTGGAACtggctggtggtggtgctgcaggTGCAGGTGCAGGTGCAGGTGATGGGGCCAAGAAGAGCCCAACGATTGTCCTGCCCAAGGTGATCATCGATGCTGCTACAATTCCAGCCGGCACTGGCACCGATCCGGATAGTGCCGCTCATCCGAGTGCCGcaaccgccgccgccgccgccgccgccaccgccagCAGCAATAGCCAGTGCATCGGCAACACTAGCAACGTTAGCAACGTTAGCAACgttagcagcagcagcagcagcaacatcagcaaccacaacaacatgAGCCCACATGAGAATAACCACGATTCTTCCCAATCCGAAGGCATGCTCGAAGAGGGACGCGTGGTGACCGTGCGGGATCTGCTGAAGGGACTCTACGAGAAGGCCTGCCAGCAGAAGCTCTGGGGACTCGTCCGTCACACGGCCGGCATGCTGGGCAAACGGGTGGAGGACTTGGCCAAGGCGGTCACGGATCTGCTCGTCCGGCAGAAGCAGGTCACCGTCGGAATGCCGCCAAACAATGAGCACACCATTACGGCGCCGCTGCCGGAAGTCGAGCTGCGTCAGCTCATCCACGAT GCCTATGGCGACGATGAGAGTACGGCGATGCTGACGCAGGAGCTGATGGTCTACCTGGCCATGTTCATACGCACCGAGCCGCAGCTGTTCCACGAGATGCTGCGCCTGCGCGTCGGCCTGATCATCCAGGTAATGGCCAAGGAGCTGTCCCGCACCCTCAACTGCGACGGCGAGGCGGCGTCGGAGCATTTACTTAACCTCTCGCCCTTCGAGATGAAGAATCTCCTGTACCACATACTCAGCGGCAAGGAGTTTGCCGTCAGCAGCG TGGCCCGTGGCAATCTGTCCATTGTGAGCTGCAAGAGCAGCCGCGTCAGCAAGAAGAGCCAAATCGGTCTGGGCGATCCGGAGGGCGAGGACGCCCTGATAGCCACCATTGACGACAGGCAGGGCCAGTGGCTGCGCCGCCGGCGGCTGGACGGCGCCCTCAATCGTGTGCCCCGCGACTTCTATTCGCGCGTGTGGACCGTGCTGGAGAAGTGCCAGGGTCTGGCCATCGAGGGACGTGTCCTGCAGCAGAGTCTCACCCAGGAGATGACGCCGGGCGAACTGAAGTTTGCGCTGGAAGTGGAGACGGCACTCAATCAGATACCGCAGCCCGAGTACAGGCAGCTGGTGGTCGAGGCCCTAATGGTGCTCACGCTCGTCACCGAGCACAATATGGTGCCCACACTGGGTGGCATCATCTACGTGGAGCATCTGGTGCACAAGGCCAATCAGCTGTTCCTCGAGGATCAGCGCAAGGTGCAGGGCGATGCCACGCTGTGCTGTGCCAAGATCAAGGACggcaaggagcagcagcaggccgcCTCCGGCATGCTACTCTGCGGCGGTGCCGCCTACATATGCCAGCACCTCTACGACAG TGCACCCAGCGGCAGTTATGGAACCATGACCTACATGTCCCGGGCGGTGGCCCTTGTGCTCGACTGTGTGCCCAAGCACGGCGAGATGGAGTGCGCCATCTCCTGA
- the LOC120456775 gene encoding probable phosphorylase b kinase regulatory subunit alpha isoform X2, protein MRSRSNSGVRLDYYQRIVHRLILAHQEPVTGLFPASNVNSHAWIRDNVYCILAVWGLSMAYKKIADQDEDRAKCYELEQSCVKLMRGLLMAMMNQKDKVEKFKMTQSPYDSLHAKYSSKNGLPVVGDNEWGHLQIDAVSLYLLILAQMTASGLQIVFSLDEVSFIQNLVFYIESAYSIPDYGIWERGDKTNHGEPELNASSIGMAKAALEAMNELDLFGARGGPASVIHVLADEAHKCQAVLQSMLPRESNSKELDSGLLCVIGFPAFAVDDAQLIHNTKDAILSRLQGKYGCKRFLRDGYRTPKEDPSRLYYERWELRMFENIECEWPLFYCYLILFHAFQSDKRAVEEYASRLEKIMVRSEDGILLVPESYAVPQDLVGFEYQKPGSQVREVVGRCPFLWGQSLFILGRLLQEGFLAVGELDPLNRRLGAQKKPDVVVQVVIIAEDNEIRDKLAEHDLHVQTIAEVAPIEVQPARVLSHLYTYLGRNRKLGLSGRKSRDVGILSTSKLYSLKDRIFAFTPQFADLSRFYIASDNELMIDILKGEINFLKSAWDLLGRPLVTLVLKRIHLDQDKIPLAMIQTMRKLKSGYINGTRVMLGSLKDFLNTSAITDLSFLGSTEDGYPDRLHPDVQTYLDEHLLRSFSNRSTMNLRGGQLRPRTLRRRMSCKGAIKKTRSINVDSDNLGMEGPSPLTERRLSSIVPPPWLQANKQSHVSVFATTPEEGPTSSPLSLGNELIRENIYPVDPHHSRSAIDRRSEFVRQQEITVPKILIQRHRAETNFADTEVEELIAMLRETENLEEQGDILQYLVDTQGLDFNTAGLGFKNKPEDNGTPTSNANNAELEQAFVDDVVLELAGGGAAGAGAGAGDGAKKSPTIVLPKVIIDAATIPAGTGTDPDSAAHPSAATAAAAAAATASSNSQCIGNTSNVSNVSNVSSSSSSNISNHNNMSPHENNHDSSQSEGMLEEGRVVTVRDLLKGLYEKACQQKLWGLVRHTAGMLGKRVEDLAKAVTDLLVRQKQVTVGMPPNNEHTITAPLPEVELRQLIHDAYGDDESTAMLTQELMVYLAMFIRTEPQLFHEMLRLRVGLIIQVMAKELSRTLNCDGEAASEHLLNLSPFEMKNLLYHILSGKEFAVSSVARGNLSIVSCKSSRVSKKSQIGLGDPEGEDALIATIDDRQGQWLRRRRLDGALNRVPRDFYSRVWTVLEKCQGLAIEGRVLQQSLTQEMTPGELKFALEVETALNQIPQPEYRQLVVEALMVLTLVTEHNMVPTLGGIIYVEHLVHKANQLFLEDQRKVQGDATLCCAKIKDGKEQQQAASGMLLCGGAAYICQHLYDSAPSGSYGTMTYMSRAVALVLDCVPKHGEMECAIS, encoded by the exons ATGCGTTCTCGCAGCAATTCGGGCGTCCGTTTGGACTACTACCAGCGCATAGTGCATCGTCTGATTCTGGCCCACCAGGAACCGGTCACCGGTCTCTTCCCCGCCTCCAATGTGAACTCGCACGCCTGGATCAGGGACAATGTGTACTGCATCCTGGCCGTTTGGGGCTTGTCCATGGCGTACAAGAAGATTGCCGATCAGGACGAGGATCGTGCCAAGTGCTACGAGCTAGAGCAGAGCTGTGTGAAGCTGATGCGCGGCCTGCTCATGGCCATGATGAACCAGAAGGACAAGGTGGAGAAGTTCAAGATGACCCAGAGCCCCTACGATTCGCTGCACGCCAAGTACTCCAGCAAGAACGGCCTGCCCGTGGTCGGCGACAATGAGTGGGGTCATCTACAGATCGATGCCGTCTCCCTGTACCTGCTGATCCTGGCCCAGATGACGGCCTCCGGTCTGCAGATCGTCTTCTCCCTGGACGAGGTGTCCTTCATCCAGAATCTGGTCTTCTACATCGAGTCAGCCTACTCGATTCCCGACTACGGCATTTGGGAGCGCGGCGACAAAACCAATCATG GTGAACCGGAGCTGAATGCCAGCTCCATTGGCATGGCAAAGGCGGCCCTGGAGGCCATGAACGAGCTGGATCTGTTCGGAGCCCGTGGCGGTCCGGCCAGCGTGATCCATGTGCTGGCCGACGAGGCCCACAAGTGCCAGGCGGTGCTCCAGTCGATGCTGCCCCGCGAGTCCAACAGCAAGGAATTGGATTCTGGACTGCTGTGCGTCATCGGCTTCCCCGCCTTTGCTGTGGACGATGCCCAGCTGATACACAACACCAAGGACGCCATTCTGTCCCGACTGCAGGGCAAATACGGCTGCAAGAGATTCTTGCGCGATGGCTATCGCACACCCAAGGAGGATCCCTCCCGGCTCTACTACGAGCGCTGGGAGCTGCGCATGTTCGAGAACATCGAGTGCGAGTGGCCGCTATTCTACTGCTACCTAATCCTGTTCCACGCCTTCCAGAGCGACAAGCGGGCGGTGGAGGAGTACGCCAGCCGGCTGGAGAAGATCATGGTGCGCTCGGAAGATGGCATTCTGCTTGTACCTGAGAGCTATGCAGTGCCGCAGGATCTGGTGGGCTTTGAGTATCAGAAGCCGGGTTCGCAGGTCCGCGAAGTGGTCGGTCGGTGTCCCTTCCTGTGGGGTCAGTCTCTATTCATCCTCGGAAGATTGCTGCAGGAG GGTTTTCTGGCCGTGGGCGAGTTGGATCCCTTGAATCGTCGGCTGGGCGCTCAAAAGAAGCCGGACGTCGTCGTCCAAGTGGTCATCATTGCCGAGGACAACGAGATCCGCGACAAGCTGGCCGAACACGATCTGCACGTGCAGACGATCGCGGAAGTGGCACCCATTGAGGTGCAACCCGCTCGAGTGCTGAGTCACCTGTACACCTACCTGGGACGCAACAGGAAACTGGGATTGAGCGGCAGGAAGTCCAGGGATGTGGGCATCCTCAGCACCAGTAAGCTCTACTCGCTGAAGGATCGCATATTTGCCTTCACCCCGCAG TTCGCCGACCTGTCGCGCTTCTATATCGCCTCCGATAACGAACTCATGATCGACATCCTCAAGGGCGAGATAAATTTCCTCAAGTCCGCTTGGGATCTGCTGGGTCGTCCGCTGGTCACCCTGGTGCTGAAGCGCATCCATCTAG ATCAGGACAAGATTCCGCTGGCCATGATCCAGACGATGAGGAAACTGAAGTCGGGCTACATCAATGGCACACGCGTGATGCTGGGCAGCCTGAAGGACTTCCTCAACACCTCGGCCATCACGGATCTGAGCTTTCTGGGCAGCACGGAGGACGGCTATCCGGACCGCCTGCATCCGGATGTGCAGACCTATCTGGATGAGCATCTGCTGCGCTCGTTCAGCAATCGCAGCACCATGAATCTGCGGGGCGGTCAGCTGCGTCCGCGGACATTGAGGCGTCGCATGTCCTGCAAAGGAGCCATCAAGAAGACGCGCTCCATCAACGTGGACT CCGACAACCTGGGCATGGAGGGACCTTCGCCGCTGACGGAACGTCGCCTCTCCTCGATTGTGCCACCTCCGTGGCTGCAGGCCAACAAGCAGAGCCACGTCAGTGTGTTCGCCACGACGCCGGAGGAGGGACCCACCAGCTCACCGCTGAGCCTGGGCAACGAGCTCATCCGGGAGAACATCTATCCGGTGGATCCGCACCACAGTCGCTCGGCGATCGACAGACGCAGCGAGTTTGTCCGCCAGCAAGAGA TAACAGTGCCAAAAATTCTAATACAACGCCATCGTGCCGAAACCAACTTCGCGGACACAGAGGTGGAGGAGCTGATTGCGATGCTGCGCGAAACGGAGAATCTCGAGGAGCAGGGCGACATCCTACAGTACCTGGTGGACACTCAGGGTCTGGACTTCAATACGG CCGGCCTGGGATTTAAGAATAAACCGGAGGATAATGGCACACCCACCTCGAATGCCAATAACGCCG agCTCGAGCAAGCGTTTGTGGATGATGTGGTGCTGGAACtggctggtggtggtgctgcaggTGCAGGTGCAGGTGCAGGTGATGGGGCCAAGAAGAGCCCAACGATTGTCCTGCCCAAGGTGATCATCGATGCTGCTACAATTCCAGCCGGCACTGGCACCGATCCGGATAGTGCCGCTCATCCGAGTGCCGcaaccgccgccgccgccgccgccgccaccgccagCAGCAATAGCCAGTGCATCGGCAACACTAGCAACGTTAGCAACGTTAGCAACgttagcagcagcagcagcagcaacatcagcaaccacaacaacatgAGCCCACATGAGAATAACCACGATTCTTCCCAATCCGAAGGCATGCTCGAAGAGGGACGCGTGGTGACCGTGCGGGATCTGCTGAAGGGACTCTACGAGAAGGCCTGCCAGCAGAAGCTCTGGGGACTCGTCCGTCACACGGCCGGCATGCTGGGCAAACGGGTGGAGGACTTGGCCAAGGCGGTCACGGATCTGCTCGTCCGGCAGAAGCAGGTCACCGTCGGAATGCCGCCAAACAATGAGCACACCATTACGGCGCCGCTGCCGGAAGTCGAGCTGCGTCAGCTCATCCACGAT GCCTATGGCGACGATGAGAGTACGGCGATGCTGACGCAGGAGCTGATGGTCTACCTGGCCATGTTCATACGCACCGAGCCGCAGCTGTTCCACGAGATGCTGCGCCTGCGCGTCGGCCTGATCATCCAGGTAATGGCCAAGGAGCTGTCCCGCACCCTCAACTGCGACGGCGAGGCGGCGTCGGAGCATTTACTTAACCTCTCGCCCTTCGAGATGAAGAATCTCCTGTACCACATACTCAGCGGCAAGGAGTTTGCCGTCAGCAGCG TGGCCCGTGGCAATCTGTCCATTGTGAGCTGCAAGAGCAGCCGCGTCAGCAAGAAGAGCCAAATCGGTCTGGGCGATCCGGAGGGCGAGGACGCCCTGATAGCCACCATTGACGACAGGCAGGGCCAGTGGCTGCGCCGCCGGCGGCTGGACGGCGCCCTCAATCGTGTGCCCCGCGACTTCTATTCGCGCGTGTGGACCGTGCTGGAGAAGTGCCAGGGTCTGGCCATCGAGGGACGTGTCCTGCAGCAGAGTCTCACCCAGGAGATGACGCCGGGCGAACTGAAGTTTGCGCTGGAAGTGGAGACGGCACTCAATCAGATACCGCAGCCCGAGTACAGGCAGCTGGTGGTCGAGGCCCTAATGGTGCTCACGCTCGTCACCGAGCACAATATGGTGCCCACACTGGGTGGCATCATCTACGTGGAGCATCTGGTGCACAAGGCCAATCAGCTGTTCCTCGAGGATCAGCGCAAGGTGCAGGGCGATGCCACGCTGTGCTGTGCCAAGATCAAGGACggcaaggagcagcagcaggccgcCTCCGGCATGCTACTCTGCGGCGGTGCCGCCTACATATGCCAGCACCTCTACGACAG TGCACCCAGCGGCAGTTATGGAACCATGACCTACATGTCCCGGGCGGTGGCCCTTGTGCTCGACTGTGTGCCCAAGCACGGCGAGATGGAGTGCGCCATCTCCTGA